The nucleotide window GCGTTATCTAAACAGGTTGCTTTTCGAGACATACTTTGAATAATTCGACGTCGTTTCAAAATCTGAACCCAACGAATATTCTGATATTGGAATCCTTGGTCTGAATGGATTGTTGTGCGATAACCTAATTGTTTGGGAATGCGATTGATTGCTGACTCTAAAACCTTTGTCGTGAATGTCACAGTTGGATTTAAAGAAATATTATAGCTAAGTACTTCGCCAGAAAACAAATCATAGATACACGTAAAATAAGCACGCTCTTCAATCGTTTTCTTGCCCCAACGAATTTCAGTAATGTCTGTCGTTAATTTTTGATAAGGACGATCTGACATGAACCGGCGGTTAAGTCTGTTTTTCGCAATAGTGCCAACCGTTCCTTTATAAGAATTATACTTTCGAGATTGTTTACTAAAGGCAGTCGACAGTAGGTTTAATTCTCGCATCAAGCGTAATACTTTCTTGTGGTTAACGACTATACCCATTTCGCGTAATTGCCCAGTAACCTGACGATAACCCGCCGCAGGAGCCTTAGTCTTGAAATCAGTAATTGTTTGTTTAAGTCCCGCGTCTTTGTCGCTATCAACGGCAACGTGACTTACAGCGTAGCTGTATGTACTTTTGGCCATTCCAACTACTTTGAGGATCTTGACAAGCTTATAGCTCGACCTTAATTCTTGGATGATTTGTGCTCGTCGTCTTGTTGTGATCGAACCAAGGCCTTCAATTTTTTTAGATATTCATTCTCAATCTTTAGTAATTCGTTCTCTTCGCGTAAATGTTCTAGTTCACTTTGCTTCTTAACTTTCTTGTTTTGTTTATTCGTTGGCATTAGCTTTGGTTGCCCCTTACCACGATACAAGGCATCAACACCATTTCTTTCGAAAGAACGTTGCCATTGCCAGATCGTGGACGGCGCAGAAATATCGAAGTTAAGGGCAGTTTCAGTTAAGGACGCCTGGTTCGTTTTCATCCATTTTAAAACATTTACCTTAAAGGAGCCATCATAAACTTTTCCTGGTCTTCTAACTTCAAGTCCTTCAGTACCGAAATGTTGATATTGTCTGATCCATTTATTAACGGTTGTATAACTTTTGATCTGGTATTTACGAGCGATTAACTTAAGTCCGAGCGAAGTGGTCAAATAGTCTTGAACAACCTTAAATTTAAATAGTTTAGTGTATTTTGTCATAGTAAAACCCCCGGTATTGGATTTGGTCCAATACCGGGGGTTCACTTCAGGAAACTATTTCCCGTGACTTTTTTATCGGATTCTTGTTATCAAAGTGACTAAACCTTAGAAAATCCTTAGAGTTTCTAATTAAAATTAAATATTTTATACGGCTTCCAAGGGTTGATATAAAGGGGTTTATATCAATCTCAGTCAACTGGTATTAAAATATGCTATTGATTCTAATCATTTTATCATTTAATATATCCTCAACGCTTAGTTTTCTAAGTATCTACATAGAGGGGTCGGAATTGTATGAAGGTTAAGTCAATTGTTAAGTTAGGAACGGTGGCGTCGCTCGCGACTGTGTTACTCGCAGCGTGCGGTACTTCCTCAAGCAGTAGTAAGGCTAAGGATCAAACCTTACACCTCATGGAGACGTCATCACTGTCCTCCATGGATAACGCCAAGGCGACGGATATTATTTCTGGTGAAACGCTGAACAACACAGGTGAGGGTCTGTTACGGTTTGGCAAGAACAGCAAGACATTGCCTGGGCTAGCGAAGAGCTATTCCAAATCCAAGGACGGGTTAACTTACACGTTTAACCTGCGGAAGTCGCAATGGAGTAACGGCGAAAAGGTCACTGCGCAAGACTTCGTTTACTCATGGCAGCGGACGATTGCCCCGAAGACGGGTTCACAGTACGCTTACCTGTACGCAGATATCAAGAACGCCAACGCCATCATGAAGAACAAGAAGCCAGCTTCAGCCTTAGGAGTCAAGAAGGATGGCGACTACAAGTTGGTTGTCACACTGGAACACCCAGTTAGTTACTTCCCAACGCTGGTTGCGCAACAATGTTTCTACCCGGTTAACAAGAAAGCCGTCGACAAGTATGGCAAGAAGTTTGCGACGGATGCGAAGCACAACGTCTACAACGGACCGTTCAAGTTGACCAAGTGGTCCGGGACCTCTGACGACTGGACTTTAACCAAGAATCCGAAGTACTGGGATGCTAAGGTCGTCAAATTACAACACGTTAAGTACAGCGCTGTGAAGGACCCACAAACCGCTTTGAGTCAGTACCAAAGTGGTAAGCTAGACGCAATCTTCCTGAGTGGCCAACAACCTAAGAACTACAAGAATGATAAGGACTTCCATTCACGGGTCAGCTCACGGATCACTTACGTTGAACTGAACCAACGGAAGGATACCATGCTCAAGAACAAGAAGGCCCGCCAAGCCTTATCCATGGTCATCAACCGGCAACAATACGTCAACAAAGTTATGCAAGATGGCTCGAAGGCAGCCACGGGGATCGTTTCCTCTGGGTTAGCTATCCGCAACGGCAAGGACTTCTCTAAGACGGCCTCCGTTCCGTCAGCCACCTCGTACAACTTAGACAAGGCGAAGACCCTTTGGAAGCAAGCCTTAAAGGAAACTGGTCGGAAGAACTACTCGATTACCTTGTTAGCTGACGATACGCCAGCCGGTAAGAGTGCGACTGAGTACATTCAAAGTCAGTGGGCTAAATTGGATAACTTCAAGGTTACCAACTCTAACATTCCTTACAAGACACGGTTATCTCGCTCACAAAATGGTCAATTTGAAGCCGTTGTCAGTGGGTGGAGTGCCGACTTCCCAGACCCAATCACCGACCTGTCCCTATTCACAACCGGGAACACGTACAACAACGGGAGATGGTCTTCCAAAGCTTACGATAAGCTGATTGATGAAGCAACGACGACCAATGCTAACAAGCCTAGTGCCCGGTGGCAGAACCTGGTCGACGCACAGAAGGTTATGCTGAAGGATCAAGGAATCATTCCAGTTTACCAAACGGGGATGCCACAATTGATGAAGTCTAAGGTCAAGGGTGTCGTCTACTTCCCGGTTGGCGCTAACTGGGATTACAGCCGTGCTTACATCGCTAAGTAACTGATTAGTGTAAGTATGACGGGACCATTAGTCATTACCTTACAGGGTCATTCAGCGGTCATCTGATTGATTAACTTTGATCAGTGGCTGAGCTGCCCTGATTTGGGTCCCAATTGCAACTAAATTATGAGAGCGGTGAATCGGGGTGACCCGGTTCACCGCTTTTTTAGGTGAGAAATGGATATTAACCGTGTAGTGTTTGTAAATTCCGGCTAATTATTGTATATGTTATACAAGAAACGGGTAATTTTGCTGTATAAAATGTGAAATCAAATTTTAATTTTTATTTTAAAATGCCTATGTATCAAGTTTTGTGAAAACTATTTTAAATTAAATTAGTAATTAGCATTGATTTTAATGGTTTTCTAATATACAATTGGAAACATCAAATTTGAGGTGTCAATTTATTTCTCAAACAACTAAGAGGGGTTGGATTTAAATGAAGATCAATTCGGCAGTCAAATTAGGGACAGTCGCAACGTTTGCAGCGGTATTGCTGGCAGCGTGTGGCTCATCCTCAAGCAGTTCCAGCGAGGCTAGTAAACAAACCTTAAACTGGATGGAAAACTCAGCATTACCATCAATGGACTTATCTACGTCCACCGACGTTGTTTCAGGGGAAACAGAAAACAACACCAACGAAGGTTTACTGCGTTTCGGTAAGAACAGTAAGACGCTTCCTGGTGTCGCTAAGAGCTATACCAAGTCTAAAGACGGTAAGACTTACACCTTCAACTTACGTAAGTCTAACTGGAGTAACGGTGACAAAGTAACCGCTAAAGACTTCGTTTATGCCTGGCAACGCACCGTCAATCCTAAGACCGCTTCACAATATTCTTACATGTATGCGCAAGTTAAGAACGCTAACGCCATCATTGCCAAGAAGAAGCCTGTCTCTAGTTTAGGGGTTAAGGCAGTTGGCGATTACAAGCTGGTCGTTACCTTGACGCAAGCAACTAGTTACTTCCCAGCACTGGTTGCTAGCCCAATGTTCTTCCCACAGAACCAATCAGTCGTTCAAAAGTACGGTAAGAAGTACGCTACGAACGCTGCCAGCAACGTCTACAACGGCCCATTCAAATTGACTTACTGGACCGGGACGTCTGATAACTGGACCTTGAGCAAAAACACTAAGTACTGGAACGCAAAGAATGTTAAACTAAAGAAGATCAACTTCAAGACGATGAAGGATCCACAAACTTCATTGAGCCAGTACCAGAGTGGCAAGCTTGACGCAACTTACTTGAGTGGTCAACAACCAAAGAATTACAAGAACAGTAAGCAATACGTTGAACGGAAGAGTGCTTCGACCTTCTACATTGAATTGAACGAAAAGAAAGATTCAATGATGAAGAACAAGAAGGCTCGTCAAGCCTTATCATTAGCAATCAACCGGAACCAATTCGTCAACAAGGTCTTAGCTGATGGTTCAACTGCTGCGAAGGGCTTAGTATCAACTGGGTTAGCTTCTAAGGACGGGAAAGACTTCAACACTGCAGCCGCCGTTCCTTCTGCTACCACCCAAGACTTGGCCAAGGCTAAGAAGCTTTGGAAGCAAGCTTTGAAGGAAACTGGTCGGAAGAGCTACTCACTGACCTTGATGGCTGACGATACGCCAGCTGGTAAGAACTCTGCTGAATTCATCCAAAGTCAATGGGCTAAGTTGGATGGTTTGAAGGTTACCAACAGTAACTTACCATTCAAGACTCGGCTTGCTCGTTCACAAAATGGCCAATTCGATGCCGTTATCTCCGCATGGGGTGCCGACTTCCCAGATCCAATCTCATTCTTGTCCCTGTTTACTTCTGGTAATTCATACAACAACGGGAAATGGGCTTCAAAGAGCTACGACAAGTACGTCAAGGCTGCTTCTGGCAAGGATGCCAACGATGCTAGTGCTCGTTGGAATGACATGGTCAACGCACAAAAGACCATCTTGGGCGACCAAGGAATCATCCCCGTTTACCAACAAGGTAAAGCACAATTGGTTAAATCCAATGTTAAGGGCTTGATCTACTTCCCAACCGGCGCTAACTGGGACTTCAGTTCAGCTTACATTTCTAAGTAAGTCACGTATTAATCAGTTATTACTCGTTGGGTGAGAACCCAACATAATAAGCTTTATCGGAGAGTAAGGATTGACGCGAAGTTGGTCCTTACTTTTCGGTATTATTGCAATCATTTATCATCTTGTTGTTTTCGTGGAGTTTTTGTTAAGTTCAACAACTTAACGGTAACGAATAAGTCTACTGATTGAGAGGTAAACAAATGGCAAAGTACCTAGCAAAGCGGATCTTTTATCTGGTCCTGACCTTATTCATCGTTATTACCGTGACGTTCTTCCTAATGAAGTTGTTACCCGGGACGCCACTGACCAACCAAGCTAAATTGTCCAAGAGTCAGATTGCGCTGATTTATGAACAATATGGTTTGGACAAGCCAGTTTGGCAACAATACCTGCTGTATCTAGCAGGTGCTGTCCGTGGCAACTTCGGAACGTCCTTCCAATTCAGTGACCAACCCGTTTCCTACCTGTTATCAAGTCGGATCGGACCATCCTTGCAGATTGGGCTGCAAGCCATGATTTTCGGGGTTGTCATTGGGATCATCGTTGGGTCATTCGGAGCGATGAAACAAAATACGTGGGTTGATACTTCAGCCACGTTCGTATCGATCTTAGGTATCTCTATTCCTTCCTTCGTCTTGGCCGTCTTACTCCAGTACTACCTGGGGTTAAAGCTCGGTTGGTTCCCAATTGCTGAGTGGGGTGGCTTTATCTACACGGTGCTGCCAACCTTAGCGTTGGGCGCGACGCCGTTAGCTGAGTCGGCCCGGTTCGTCCGAACCGAAATGGTCGACGTGCTCAGTTCGGATTACATCGAACTGGCCAAGGCCAAGGGATTGAGTCGCACGGGGGTTATTTACCACCATGCGTTGCGGAACAGTTTAATTCCTTTGATTACGATTGTTGGACCGTTAGCCGTAAACATCATGACTGGGTCGATGGTTGTTGAAAACATCTTCTCCATTCCTGGTATCGGGGAACAATTCGTCAAGTCCGTCTTGACCAACGATTACCCAACCATTATGGGACTGACCATCATCTATTCATTTATGCTCTGTGTCGTTCTGTTGTTCACCGATATCCTTTACGGAATCGTTGACCCACGGATTCGGATCACAGGAAAGGCTAACTAGGAGGTAAATAAATGGCAGATACAGTAAAACTCCCTGAAGATAGCTTTAAGCCGATTTCGGCCGATGACCGGACGGCGTTAGACAGTGAAAAAATTGCGGCACCTTCTTTAACCTTCGCCCAAGACGCATGGCGGCGGTTACGGAATAACAAAGGGGCTTGGATCTCACTGATTGTGCTGGCCGTTGTGTTCATCATGGCCTTCGGTTCAATCTTTGTCTCACCACACGATCCCAACGCCGTTAATCCTTCCTATGCCAACTTGCCATCCAAGATCCCCGGTGTCGGTATCAATGGCTTCAACGGGACCTTAGTTCAGGCTGGTCAACGGGTCGACGCCTACAAACAAGCGGGCGCTTCAAACTTACATTACATCATGGGGACCGACTACTTAGGCCGGGACTTGTTCTCACGGGTCCTCTACGGGACACGGATTTCTCTGATCATCGCGTTAGTTGCGACCCTCTTTGATTTGACGATTGGGGTCACGTACGGGATGTTCTCAGGATGGAAGGGTGGTCGCATTGATACCATCATGCAACGGATCATTGAAATCATCCTGTCCATCCCTAACTTAGTTGTGATTGTGTTACTGATCTTGATCCTGAAACCAGGGATGACCTCGATCATCATCGCCATCGCGCTGACGTCCTGGACCAACATGGCCCGGCTAGTCCGAGCGCAGACGATGGAGTTAAAGGAGCAGGAATTCATCCTAGCGGCGAGAACGCTGGGAGAACGGCCGATGCAGATTGCCTTTAAGCACCTGCTCCCGAACTTGTCGAGTGTGATCATCATCAATACGATGTTCACGATTCCCAACGCCATCTTCTTTGAAGCCACCTTGTCCTACATTGGGATTGGGATTTCCTCACCACAGGCTTCACTAGGGACGTTGTTGAACGATGGGCAGAAGAACTTCCAGTTCTTACCATATCAAATGTGGTGGCCAGCTCTGGTCCTTTCCATCATCATGTTAGCCTTTAACCTCTTAGGTGATGGCTTGCGGGATGCCTTTGACCCACGGACGAAAGAGTAGGTGAAGTAACGTCATGGAGAACGAAAAAAACATTTTGGAAGTACGCAACCTTCAGGTAAATTTCAAAACCTATGCCGGTGACGTTAAGGCTATTCGGGACGTGAGTTTTGATTTACGTAAGGGTGAAACCCTCGCAATCGTTGGTGAATCTGGTTCTGGTAAGTCCGTTACAACGCGGACTATCATGGGCTTGAATGCTTCCAACGCTGACATTGCTAGTGGGAGTATCAAGTACAAGGGCGAAGACCTTTTAAAGAAGTCGGAAAAGGAAATGGAAGCCATTCGGGGACAAGATATCGCCGAAATCTTCCAAGACCCAATGACGTCTTTGGACCCAACCATGAAGATTGGTCGGCAAATTGCCGAACCCCTGATGGTGCATAAGGGTATGAAGAAAGAAAAAGCCTTGGCTCAAGCCTTGGAAATGATGAAATTAGTTGGGATCACTGACGCCGAAAACCGGATCAATGATTATCCGCACCAATTCTCTGGTGGGATGCGGCAACGGATTGTGATTGCGATTGCGTTGGTCAACTACCCAGAAATTCTGATTGCCGACGAACCCACGACCGCTTTGGACGTGACGATTCAGGCGCAGATTTTGAACTTGATGAAAGAGTTGCAAGATAAAATCTCAACCTCTATCATTTTCATCACCCATGATCTGGGTGTTGTGGCTGGGATGGCCGACCGGGTTGCCGTTATGTACGCGGGTAAAATCGTGGAATACGGAACGGTTGATGAAATCTTCTACAACCCCAAGCACCCCTACACGTGGGGCCTGTTAAGCTCGATGCCAACTATGGATACTGGTGGGGATGAATTACCATCAATTCCTGGGACGCCACCTGACTTATTGGACCCACCAAAGGGAGACGCTTTTGCCGCCCGGAATGCGTATGCTTTAAAGATTGACACTGAGAAGGAACCACCTTTCTTCAAGGTTTCCGACACGCACTACGCTGCCACTTGGTTGATGCACCCAGATGCTCCTGAAGTCACACCACCCGCACAAATCGTGGCGCGGCAGAAGAAGTACGCTGAGATGCAAGCTAAATTGGTACAAACACAACGGACAACTGGTCCGGTTGAAGAAGAGGAGGAACAGCAATAATGGATTATGAAAATGCCGAGAAAATCCTCGAGGTCAAGCACCTCAAACAATACTTCAACGTGGGCAAGAAGGATGAAGTCCGAGCCGTTGATGATATCTCTTTTGATATCTACAAGGGTGAAACCTTTGGACTAGTTGGTGAATCCGGTTCTGGGAAGACCACGACCGGACGGGCCATTATTCACTTGTACGAACCAACGTCTGGTGAAATCCTGTTCAACGGGAAAAACGTCGATAACTTTAAGAGTAAGTCTGACCAACGTGAATTCCGTCAGGACATGCAGATGATCTTCCAAGATCCCTACGCCTCACTGAACCCTCGGATGAAGGTCAAGGACATTGTGGCTGAAGGAATTGATATCAACCACTTGGCCAAAGACGATGCCGACCGTTCCAAGCGGGTGGAAGACCTGTTGGAAACTGTTGGGTTGAACAAAGATCACTCCAGTCGTTACCCCCATGAGTTCTCAGGTGGGCAACGGCAACGGATTGGGATTGCACGGGCTTTGGCCGTGGATCCTAAGTTCGTGATTGCCGATGAACCAATCTCCGCTTTGGACGTTTCCATTCAAGCCCAAGTGGTTAACTTGATGAAGAAGCTTCAGCGAGAACAGGGTTTAACGTACCTGTTCATCGCCCATGACCTCTCAATGGTGAAGTATATTTCCGATCGAATCGGGGTTATGCACTACGGCCGGATGTTAGAGATCGCCGACTCTGACGAAATCTACGCCCACCCACTGCACGACTACACCAAGAGTTTACTGTCTGCCGTCCCAATTCCTGATCCAGAGTTCGAACGGACTCGTGAGGAAATTTCGTACGACGGTTCCGGTGAAAATGATGGGAAGGAACGTCACTTAGTTGAAATTTCTCCTCGTCACTGGGTTCGGGCTGCTGATGATGAAATCGATATGTACACCAAGCGGGCCCATGCCGCGTCCTTAATTCATGATTAGTCTTTAAAAGACAACCAGCATTCTTTGTTGGCTGTCTTTTTTGCGTGAGTGTCCGCCTTCGATGGCCAAGATTGGGGCCTGCTGTGGGGACCGGAGCGAGCCAGAGTGCGGTCTCGCTCCTCGACTGGAAGCCACGGATAGCCCACCGCGTCTCCCAGCTCGTCCCACGCTGTAATCGCGCTTAGAACGCGTGAAAACACCGTCGACACAGCCGCCCCCAATCTTGGCCACCTGCGGCTGATACTTGCCGCTGAATTTGAACGTGGTGGCTGGTTGGCTGTTTAAAGGCAACGTTGGCCGATAGGCGTAGGAGAGGGACAGTAACTGATGAGGGCGGAAGGGATCTGCCTCCGGTCGCTGAGACCGGCGTCTGCTGTGGGGACCGGAGCGAGCCAGAGTGCGGTCTCGTTTCTCGAGTGGAAGCCACGGATAACCCACCGCGTCTCTCAGTTCGTCCCACGCTGTGACTATGCTTAGAGCGCGCGATAACATCGTCGACGCAGCTGCCCCCCAATCTCTGCCATCGGAGGCTTACACTTAAACGTAGTGGTCAATTAGCAAATCAGTCCTAACGGTTTAAATGGGGTCACGTAACGGTTCGTTAAGCGTGGTAAAATGATTGGCTGCGCCGCTGATGTGTGTAGACAATGACAATGGAGTTATTAATAGACGCAAAAAAACAGCTACCCATTCACAAGTATTTCGTGAGTGGGTAGCTGTTCGTATGTGTTTTCTAAAAGTAACTGACTCGTGCACAAGCTGATAGTTGATTATTGGCTTAACGATTTGATGGTCGTAACCAATGTTGCTTATAGGAACTAACGTAGCCGTAGGCCGTCAGGGCGGGTGGCCGCAGTGACGGTGGCGTTAGCTCGGTGGTTCTCCGAGGTTACGCCACGGGACGAGCTTGGAAACTCGGTGGTCTTCCGAGGTTTCAAGTCGAGCCGGAGGACCGCACCTCAGTCCGGAGGCGGTCCCCACAGCGGACACCCGCCCTGGTGGCCGGAGGCGGCCATTTCCGGTTCACTTGATCTAAACTACTTAAGTTTCCCCTCAGTATTGTTGTAGAAATCAACGTGATACTGGCCGTCGGTAACCGTCAGCTTGGTGATACTACCATTGTCAACGGGAACGGAGATGTCGATCTTATCGGAAAACTTCGACACGATACTCCGGATAGTCGTACTGTGCGTTGCAATCAGAATCTTGTCGCCGTCCGCAGCGGTAGCCACGGCGCGGTCTAATCCAGGTTGAAGACGGGCCCAGTAGGTGGCGTTATCTTCAGCATCACCGTAGGGGTCTTGCGCCCGAAACATGTCTTTGGTTTTTTCAATAGTTAACTTGGCAATCATGGCGTTGAAGGAGTCTAGCCCAACTGGAGATCCCAGCGTGTGCCAGGTGAAGCTGGTATCGAGGCCTTCAAAGAAGCCGAAGTTTTCTTCCCGAAAGGCGGGTTCCGTGGTCAGGGTCACTGGCGTACTGTTAGCGGCCAGAATACTCTTAGCCGTGTTTTGCGCTCGGGTCGTGTCACTAGCGAAAGCCGCTGCGAATGGAATGTGTGCCAACCGCTCGCCGGCGCGTTTGGCGTCGGCGATTCCCTTATCGGTCAGCGGGGAGTCGGACCACCCTTGAATTCGGTGGTATTTATTTAAAAAGGTTTGGCCGTGCCGCACCAAATATAGGTCAACTGTTGCCATCTCAATCTCTCCTTTGCGTGTCCTGAAGCTGAAGCAGGTGGCCAGTTACTGGTCACCTTGGGGCCTGGCAACTAGAACTGCCAAGTCCACACTGGTTAACATCTTACCAGTTCTAGTTGAGGATGCCTAGTTCGCGCCGAATTTCACGAGCCTTTTCTGGTGTGCTGGTGAAGATGATGCGGTCATTAAATTTCAACGTGGTAGCACCGGTTGGGCGGACAAAGTGACCGTCCCGGAAAATCTGACTGATGGTGACGTCGCCGACAAAGTCTAGACTGTGGATAGCTTGGTCCGTGTAACGGCGGTTGCGGAGGGCCACTTCGTAGACAGCCGAGGTCGAGGAGGTCAACAGACGTAACGTTGTTGGCGTTTCAATCAGGCTTCTGAGCATTGCGATATTGACGTTCGGTGTGTTGTAGACTTCAATTCCTAAGTCGATCAGCTCATCCTCCCGTTCGTCGAGGATGTTGCGGTCTTCAAAGCGGGCAATGACTCGATTGACACCGTAAGCTTTAGCGGCCTTGGCTAACTCGAAATTCTTGGTGGCATTGAAATGGCCGAGCACCACGATGTCAGCGTCAAAGGCGTCCTTCTGCTCAGCGTCGGCAACTTCTAGGGAGTCTAAGAGTTCAACGTTGACCTCGGAATTGTAAGTTTTGTAGTTGGCGGCCTTGTCGGTGTACATGGTGATGTCGTACCAACTATTGGCTAGCTGCTGGGCTACGGGCACCGTAAGGAGGTTGGTGCCAATAAAGTGGACCGTCGATTTTTTGAGATCTTCGGCTTCGGCAGAATAGCCGGTGTTGAACAGGAGTGGCCCCAGCACACAGGTCAGAATGGCCGCCAGCAGGAAGGCGCCGGACTGTTGGGTTGTGACGACCTTCATCGTCTTGGCGACTTGTAAGACGGCCAGAACCATGGTGATCGTCGTGGCGGTAATGGCGGTGCCGGCGAAGGCGTTGCCGCATTTGAAACGTAAACGGAGAACAAAGTAGACACCGACCTTGGCTAACAGGTAGGCGGCAAAGAATGCTGGAATCAGCAACAGAGTGGCTGGGTCTGCCAGCAAGGTCCGCAGGTTCAACTCGGCCCCACTCATCATGAAGAAGATGGGGATAAAGAAGCCGTAGCCAATCCCGTCTAGGCGCACACGAGTGTCCTCCTGCGGTTGAAGTAGTTTCATCACAATACCAGCCACGAAGGCACCTAGAATCCCTTCAGCCCCGACAGATTCGGCAATGACGACCATGCTAAAGATGAGGAAGAAAGCTAGGCGAATGTCGAGCTGCGTGGTGGATTTGTTGATGGACTCGAAGAAGGTAAAGAAGGGCTTGAACCGGCGGAACAGGACCCCAGCGGCCAAGAAGACGAGTAGGAGGAGCCACAGGGATTTACTGCTGTCGCCGAAGATTGAGGCGTAGATGGTCAACGAAAACAGAGGAACGATTTCGCCCAAGGCAGCAATCAGGAGTATGGTCTGGCCAAAGGGCTTACTCAGGAGCTCCTTTTCCTTGAGCGTGGCAATGACGATGCCTAACGAAATGGTCATGAAGATAATGGCGGCCAACCACGGGTCCTTGAAAAGGCCAGTCCACTGGCAAATGAAACCCAGGAGCAGGGCACAGACGACGATGGCCGCGTAACTGGTGACCGCTAAGAAAACGGGTGAATAGCGCGGGGCGCTCCCGGCAACTTTGGCGGCCAACGGGGTTTGCGGGCGTTTGCGACGACCGAATAGGCTGAAATCAATTTCCATCCCACTCAGAAACATCAGGAAGATGACTCCCGTGTTTGATAAGAGACTTAACGTATTGTTGCTGTGGACAACGTTTAAAATGCTGGGTCCTAACAGGATACCCACGAGGATTTCCACGACGGCGGTCGGTAGTACGGTGAGCTTGAATTTCGCCATGACTAGCGGCGTGACCAACGCGGCGGTTAAGATAATTAACAAGGAAACTTGGTCCATAGTTTCACCTCCGAAAAAATTT belongs to Levilactobacillus yonginensis and includes:
- a CDS encoding ABC transporter ATP-binding protein, whose protein sequence is MDYENAEKILEVKHLKQYFNVGKKDEVRAVDDISFDIYKGETFGLVGESGSGKTTTGRAIIHLYEPTSGEILFNGKNVDNFKSKSDQREFRQDMQMIFQDPYASLNPRMKVKDIVAEGIDINHLAKDDADRSKRVEDLLETVGLNKDHSSRYPHEFSGGQRQRIGIARALAVDPKFVIADEPISALDVSIQAQVVNLMKKLQREQGLTYLFIAHDLSMVKYISDRIGVMHYGRMLEIADSDEIYAHPLHDYTKSLLSAVPIPDPEFERTREEISYDGSGENDGKERHLVEISPRHWVRAADDEIDMYTKRAHAASLIHD
- a CDS encoding histidine phosphatase family protein gives rise to the protein MATVDLYLVRHGQTFLNKYHRIQGWSDSPLTDKGIADAKRAGERLAHIPFAAAFASDTTRAQNTAKSILAANSTPVTLTTEPAFREENFGFFEGLDTSFTWHTLGSPVGLDSFNAMIAKLTIEKTKDMFRAQDPYGDAEDNATYWARLQPGLDRAVATAADGDKILIATHSTTIRSIVSKFSDKIDISVPVDNGSITKLTVTDGQYHVDFYNNTEGKLK
- a CDS encoding cation:proton antiporter — protein: MDQVSLLIILTAALVTPLVMAKFKLTVLPTAVVEILVGILLGPSILNVVHSNNTLSLLSNTGVIFLMFLSGMEIDFSLFGRRKRPQTPLAAKVAGSAPRYSPVFLAVTSYAAIVVCALLLGFICQWTGLFKDPWLAAIIFMTISLGIVIATLKEKELLSKPFGQTILLIAALGEIVPLFSLTIYASIFGDSSKSLWLLLLVFLAAGVLFRRFKPFFTFFESINKSTTQLDIRLAFFLIFSMVVIAESVGAEGILGAFVAGIVMKLLQPQEDTRVRLDGIGYGFFIPIFFMMSGAELNLRTLLADPATLLLIPAFFAAYLLAKVGVYFVLRLRFKCGNAFAGTAITATTITMVLAVLQVAKTMKVVTTQQSGAFLLAAILTCVLGPLLFNTGYSAEAEDLKKSTVHFIGTNLLTVPVAQQLANSWYDITMYTDKAANYKTYNSEVNVELLDSLEVADAEQKDAFDADIVVLGHFNATKNFELAKAAKAYGVNRVIARFEDRNILDEREDELIDLGIEVYNTPNVNIAMLRSLIETPTTLRLLTSSTSAVYEVALRNRRYTDQAIHSLDFVGDVTISQIFRDGHFVRPTGATTLKFNDRIIFTSTPEKAREIRRELGILN